A single window of Sander lucioperca isolate FBNREF2018 chromosome 22, SLUC_FBN_1.2, whole genome shotgun sequence DNA harbors:
- the LOC116059269 gene encoding protein FAM13C-like isoform X2: MSGMFCFCLHSSLLKLQALEVEGGPSLRPSPEESPPALGSKEQKSPSGPMELGGIPADENSPPELLPVLSRPLSPRPTPLTSIYPQQPLTDGSAPHPDGAPPPSPHPPAEGGGALLQLLGGGASPLPSPRCPSLSHRFNSDPDSAPSPPCSQQYILCRGPDRTEGSEDPACPPSIPSLTRHIQALKKKVRRFEDQFEQQMNYQPSHNDKYSNPEMVRVMGELAKARKQLKEKRLRQSVFESEEPDGPESSCRSATDQHPSLEETVESLFRRLREKKQALGLPDDTKEMTQAQLVLEKITLQKCLLYFESLHGRVGMKQKNVVKPLYDRYQLIKRLLCASPTITTIEEEDGSDEDSPPAATPPPRRASSELDGQQRDGEQQDGEQRDGEQQDGEPALVSPLAEVKSVRPLAALTTANLHEASRSELLRCLRQTRTEKKLRRKALREFEDEFHRQTGRICQKEDRTPMKEEYQDYKQLKAKLRLLEVLLSKQEVPRSM; the protein is encoded by the exons ATGTCTGGCATGTTCTGCTTCTGCCTGCATAGTTCGCTGCTGAAGCTCCAGGCGCTGGAGGTAGAGGGGGGCCCGTCGCTGCGTCCGTCCCCAGAGGAGAGCCCCCCTGCCCTGGGCAGCAAGGAGCAGAAGAGCCCCTCTGGCCCGATGGAGCTCggaggg ATCCCCGCGGACGAAAACAGCCCCCCAG agctgCTGCCGGTCCTGAGCAGACCTCTGTCTCCCCGTCCCACGCCGTTAACCTCCATCTACCCTCAGCAGCCGCTGACTGATGGCTCCGCCCCCCACCCTGACGGAGCCCCTCCCCCCAGCCCTCACCCCCcagcagagggaggaggagctctgctgcagctgctggggGGCGGAGCCAGCCCTCTGCCCTCCCCCCGCTGCCCCAGCCTCAGCCACCGGTTCAACTCCGACCCCGACAGCGCTCCCTCGCCGCCCTGCAGCCAGCAGTACATACT GTGTCGGGGTCCGGACCGGACCGAGGGCTCGGAGGACCCAGCCTGCCCCCCCAGCATCCCGTCCCTCACCAGACACATCCAGGCTCTGAAGAAGAAGGTCCGCCGGTTCGAGGACCAGTTTGAACAGCAGATGAACTACCAG CCGTCCCACAACGATAAATACTCCAACCCAGAGATGGTCCGAGTGATGGGGGAACTGGCCAAGGCTCGCAAACAGCTCAAAG agAAGAGACTGAGACAGTCGGTGTTTGAGTCCGAGGAGCCGGACGGACCGGAGAGCAGCTGCAG gtcGGCTACTGACCAGCATCCCTCTCTGGAGGAAACGGTGGAGTCTCTATTCAGACGtctgagagagaagaaacaggCTCTGGGTCTGCCAGATGACACCAAG GAGATGACTCAGGCTCAGCTGGTGCTGGAGAAGATCACTCTGCAGAAATGTCTGCTCTACTTTGAGAGTCTGCACGGCCGAGTG ggaaTGAAACAGAAGAACGTGGTGAAGCCGCTGTACGACAGATACCAGCTGATCAAACGTTTACTGTGTGCCAGCCCGACTATCACCACCATa GAGGAAGAGGACGGTTCTGATGAAGACTCCCCGCCCGCCGCCACCCCTCCCCCCCGCAGAGCGTCCAGCGAGCTGGACGGCCAGCAGCGGGACGGTGAGCAGCAAGATGGCGAGCAGCGGGACGGCGAGCAGCAGGACGGCGAGCCGGCCTTGGTGTCCCCGTTAGCCGAAGTGAAGAGCGTCCGTCCGCTGGCGGCTCTCACCACGGCCAACCTGCACGAAGCCTCCAG gtcTGAGCTGCTGCGCTGTCTGCGCCAGACGAGGACGGAGAAGAAACTGCGGCGTAAAGCTCTGAGAGAGTTCGAGGACGAGTTTCACCGTCAGACAGGAAG GATCTGCCAGAAGGAGGACCGTACTCCGATGAAGGAGGAATACCAGGACTACAAACAGCTGAAAGCTAAACTCCGTCTGCTGGAAGTCCTCCTCAGCAAACAGGAAGTCCCCAGATCCATgtga
- the LOC116059269 gene encoding protein FAM13C-like isoform X3, with translation MSGMFCFCLHSSLLKLQALEVEGGPSLRPSPEESPPALGSKEQKSPSGPMELGGIPADENSPPELLPVLSRPLSPRPTPLTSIYPQQPLTDGSAPHPDGAPPPSPHPPAEGGGALLQLLGGGASPLPSPRCPSLSHRFNSDPDSAPSPPCSQQYILCRGPDRTEGSEDPACPPSIPSLTRHIQALKKKVRRFEDQFEQQMNYQPSHNDKYSNPEMVRVMGELAKARKQLKEKRLRQSVFESEEPDGPESSCRSATDQHPSLEETVESLFRRLREKKQALGLPDDTKEMTQAQLVLEKITLQKCLLYFESLHGRVGMKQKNVVKPLYDRYQLIKRLLCASPTITTIEEEDGSDEDSPPAATPPPRRASSELDGQQRDGEQQDGEQRDGEQQDGEPALVSPLAEVKSVRPLAALTTANLHEASRSELLRCLRQTRTEKKLRRKALREFEDEFHRQTGRRRTVLR, from the exons ATGTCTGGCATGTTCTGCTTCTGCCTGCATAGTTCGCTGCTGAAGCTCCAGGCGCTGGAGGTAGAGGGGGGCCCGTCGCTGCGTCCGTCCCCAGAGGAGAGCCCCCCTGCCCTGGGCAGCAAGGAGCAGAAGAGCCCCTCTGGCCCGATGGAGCTCggaggg ATCCCCGCGGACGAAAACAGCCCCCCAG agctgCTGCCGGTCCTGAGCAGACCTCTGTCTCCCCGTCCCACGCCGTTAACCTCCATCTACCCTCAGCAGCCGCTGACTGATGGCTCCGCCCCCCACCCTGACGGAGCCCCTCCCCCCAGCCCTCACCCCCcagcagagggaggaggagctctgctgcagctgctggggGGCGGAGCCAGCCCTCTGCCCTCCCCCCGCTGCCCCAGCCTCAGCCACCGGTTCAACTCCGACCCCGACAGCGCTCCCTCGCCGCCCTGCAGCCAGCAGTACATACT GTGTCGGGGTCCGGACCGGACCGAGGGCTCGGAGGACCCAGCCTGCCCCCCCAGCATCCCGTCCCTCACCAGACACATCCAGGCTCTGAAGAAGAAGGTCCGCCGGTTCGAGGACCAGTTTGAACAGCAGATGAACTACCAG CCGTCCCACAACGATAAATACTCCAACCCAGAGATGGTCCGAGTGATGGGGGAACTGGCCAAGGCTCGCAAACAGCTCAAAG agAAGAGACTGAGACAGTCGGTGTTTGAGTCCGAGGAGCCGGACGGACCGGAGAGCAGCTGCAG gtcGGCTACTGACCAGCATCCCTCTCTGGAGGAAACGGTGGAGTCTCTATTCAGACGtctgagagagaagaaacaggCTCTGGGTCTGCCAGATGACACCAAG GAGATGACTCAGGCTCAGCTGGTGCTGGAGAAGATCACTCTGCAGAAATGTCTGCTCTACTTTGAGAGTCTGCACGGCCGAGTG ggaaTGAAACAGAAGAACGTGGTGAAGCCGCTGTACGACAGATACCAGCTGATCAAACGTTTACTGTGTGCCAGCCCGACTATCACCACCATa GAGGAAGAGGACGGTTCTGATGAAGACTCCCCGCCCGCCGCCACCCCTCCCCCCCGCAGAGCGTCCAGCGAGCTGGACGGCCAGCAGCGGGACGGTGAGCAGCAAGATGGCGAGCAGCGGGACGGCGAGCAGCAGGACGGCGAGCCGGCCTTGGTGTCCCCGTTAGCCGAAGTGAAGAGCGTCCGTCCGCTGGCGGCTCTCACCACGGCCAACCTGCACGAAGCCTCCAG gtcTGAGCTGCTGCGCTGTCTGCGCCAGACGAGGACGGAGAAGAAACTGCGGCGTAAAGCTCTGAGAGAGTTCGAGGACGAGTTTCACCGTCAGACAGGAAG AAGGAGGACCGTACTCCGATGA
- the LOC116059269 gene encoding protein FAM13C-like isoform X1 — MSGMFCFCLHSSLLKLQALEVEGGPSLRPSPEESPPALGSKEQKSPSGPMELGGKEGKTLALCHGIPADENSPPELLPVLSRPLSPRPTPLTSIYPQQPLTDGSAPHPDGAPPPSPHPPAEGGGALLQLLGGGASPLPSPRCPSLSHRFNSDPDSAPSPPCSQQYILCRGPDRTEGSEDPACPPSIPSLTRHIQALKKKVRRFEDQFEQQMNYQPSHNDKYSNPEMVRVMGELAKARKQLKEKRLRQSVFESEEPDGPESSCRSATDQHPSLEETVESLFRRLREKKQALGLPDDTKEMTQAQLVLEKITLQKCLLYFESLHGRVGMKQKNVVKPLYDRYQLIKRLLCASPTITTIEEEDGSDEDSPPAATPPPRRASSELDGQQRDGEQQDGEQRDGEQQDGEPALVSPLAEVKSVRPLAALTTANLHEASRSELLRCLRQTRTEKKLRRKALREFEDEFHRQTGRICQKEDRTPMKEEYQDYKQLKAKLRLLEVLLSKQEVPRSM; from the exons ATGTCTGGCATGTTCTGCTTCTGCCTGCATAGTTCGCTGCTGAAGCTCCAGGCGCTGGAGGTAGAGGGGGGCCCGTCGCTGCGTCCGTCCCCAGAGGAGAGCCCCCCTGCCCTGGGCAGCAAGGAGCAGAAGAGCCCCTCTGGCCCGATGGAGCTCggagggaaggaagggaagACGCTCGCTCTCTGCCACGGCATCCCCGCGGACGAAAACAGCCCCCCAG agctgCTGCCGGTCCTGAGCAGACCTCTGTCTCCCCGTCCCACGCCGTTAACCTCCATCTACCCTCAGCAGCCGCTGACTGATGGCTCCGCCCCCCACCCTGACGGAGCCCCTCCCCCCAGCCCTCACCCCCcagcagagggaggaggagctctgctgcagctgctggggGGCGGAGCCAGCCCTCTGCCCTCCCCCCGCTGCCCCAGCCTCAGCCACCGGTTCAACTCCGACCCCGACAGCGCTCCCTCGCCGCCCTGCAGCCAGCAGTACATACT GTGTCGGGGTCCGGACCGGACCGAGGGCTCGGAGGACCCAGCCTGCCCCCCCAGCATCCCGTCCCTCACCAGACACATCCAGGCTCTGAAGAAGAAGGTCCGCCGGTTCGAGGACCAGTTTGAACAGCAGATGAACTACCAG CCGTCCCACAACGATAAATACTCCAACCCAGAGATGGTCCGAGTGATGGGGGAACTGGCCAAGGCTCGCAAACAGCTCAAAG agAAGAGACTGAGACAGTCGGTGTTTGAGTCCGAGGAGCCGGACGGACCGGAGAGCAGCTGCAG gtcGGCTACTGACCAGCATCCCTCTCTGGAGGAAACGGTGGAGTCTCTATTCAGACGtctgagagagaagaaacaggCTCTGGGTCTGCCAGATGACACCAAG GAGATGACTCAGGCTCAGCTGGTGCTGGAGAAGATCACTCTGCAGAAATGTCTGCTCTACTTTGAGAGTCTGCACGGCCGAGTG ggaaTGAAACAGAAGAACGTGGTGAAGCCGCTGTACGACAGATACCAGCTGATCAAACGTTTACTGTGTGCCAGCCCGACTATCACCACCATa GAGGAAGAGGACGGTTCTGATGAAGACTCCCCGCCCGCCGCCACCCCTCCCCCCCGCAGAGCGTCCAGCGAGCTGGACGGCCAGCAGCGGGACGGTGAGCAGCAAGATGGCGAGCAGCGGGACGGCGAGCAGCAGGACGGCGAGCCGGCCTTGGTGTCCCCGTTAGCCGAAGTGAAGAGCGTCCGTCCGCTGGCGGCTCTCACCACGGCCAACCTGCACGAAGCCTCCAG gtcTGAGCTGCTGCGCTGTCTGCGCCAGACGAGGACGGAGAAGAAACTGCGGCGTAAAGCTCTGAGAGAGTTCGAGGACGAGTTTCACCGTCAGACAGGAAG GATCTGCCAGAAGGAGGACCGTACTCCGATGAAGGAGGAATACCAGGACTACAAACAGCTGAAAGCTAAACTCCGTCTGCTGGAAGTCCTCCTCAGCAAACAGGAAGTCCCCAGATCCATgtga